A genome region from Nocardia sp. NBC_01730 includes the following:
- a CDS encoding alkaline phosphatase D family protein, producing the protein MALCRRQLLRVGAAGSAAVLVGTAAASSARFPAPRWPGDPFALGVASGDPTPDGVVLWTRLAPDPLAPDGLGGMSLDPVTVEYEVAQDENFRQLVARGTAVATRALGHSVHPEVQGLSPDHWYFYRFRAGSAISPVGRTRTAPPPGQPLARLRFAFASCQSWSSGYYTAYEHMAREDLDLVVHLGDYIYERAWIHGREGITVGPHFRDEAVDLPGYRLRYALYKAEQPLRAAHAAFPWLVTMDDHEVDNNWAGDAPGAGFDISRFRALFRRRRAAAFQAMYEHQPLRIAQLPSGPSVRLHRRYRFGDLAEITMLDTRQYRTQQACGGTAGPDCADRFATDRTILGAGQRDWLIDGLAHSPARWQVIGNQVGMSQNDSDPGPGVRVSTDSWDGYVADRNTVLGAAADRGVRNLVVITGDRHENHAAHLRRDYVDPESPVVAAEFTGTSISSNGDGADLNDKGRLLLAANPDLEFFNAQRGYVRVELDHQLWRNDFRVVPYIRRPGAPIHTRASYVVQDGVPGVTEAWRPDNSSEPGSAADATGPIDSTRGTR; encoded by the coding sequence ATGGCTTTGTGTCGTCGGCAGTTGTTACGAGTGGGTGCCGCGGGATCGGCCGCGGTGCTGGTGGGGACGGCGGCGGCGAGCAGCGCTCGGTTCCCGGCGCCGCGGTGGCCGGGGGACCCTTTCGCGCTGGGGGTGGCATCGGGCGATCCGACGCCGGACGGTGTGGTGCTGTGGACGCGGCTGGCTCCGGACCCGTTGGCACCGGACGGGCTCGGTGGCATGTCGTTGGATCCGGTGACCGTCGAATACGAGGTCGCGCAGGACGAGAATTTCCGGCAGCTGGTGGCGCGGGGGACCGCGGTGGCGACGCGCGCACTCGGCCACAGTGTGCACCCGGAAGTCCAGGGGTTGTCACCGGATCACTGGTACTTCTATCGGTTTCGGGCCGGGTCGGCGATCTCGCCGGTCGGGCGGACCCGCACGGCTCCGCCGCCTGGACAGCCCCTCGCCCGGCTACGTTTCGCGTTCGCCTCGTGCCAATCGTGGAGCTCCGGCTATTACACCGCCTACGAGCACATGGCCAGGGAAGACCTCGACCTGGTCGTGCATCTGGGCGACTACATCTACGAGCGCGCCTGGATACACGGCCGCGAGGGAATCACGGTGGGACCACACTTTCGCGACGAAGCCGTCGATCTTCCCGGCTACCGGCTGCGCTATGCGCTCTACAAGGCCGAGCAACCGTTGCGCGCCGCGCACGCCGCGTTTCCGTGGCTGGTCACCATGGACGATCACGAGGTCGACAACAACTGGGCGGGTGACGCGCCCGGCGCTGGGTTCGATATCTCCCGTTTTCGCGCCCTGTTCCGCCGCCGCCGGGCCGCCGCCTTCCAAGCCATGTACGAACACCAGCCGCTGCGGATCGCGCAGCTGCCGTCCGGGCCGTCGGTACGTTTGCACCGCCGCTACCGGTTCGGCGACCTCGCGGAGATCACCATGCTCGATACCCGGCAATATCGCACTCAGCAGGCGTGTGGCGGGACGGCCGGGCCCGACTGCGCCGACCGGTTCGCCACCGATCGCACGATATTGGGTGCAGGGCAACGGGATTGGCTGATCGACGGCCTCGCCCACTCCCCAGCCCGCTGGCAGGTCATCGGCAACCAGGTGGGCATGAGCCAGAACGACAGCGACCCGGGCCCCGGCGTCAGGGTGTCCACCGACTCCTGGGACGGCTATGTCGCCGACCGCAACACCGTGCTCGGAGCGGCCGCCGACCGAGGGGTCCGCAACCTGGTGGTGATCACCGGCGACCGGCACGAGAACCACGCCGCCCACCTGCGCCGCGACTACGTCGATCCCGAATCACCCGTCGTGGCGGCGGAATTCACGGGAACGTCGATCTCGAGCAACGGCGACGGAGCCGATCTCAACGACAAGGGGCGTCTGCTGCTGGCCGCCAATCCGGATCTCGAGTTCTTCAACGCGCAGCGCGGGTACGTACGCGTCGAGCTCGACCATCAGCTGTGGCGCAACGACTTCCGCGTCGTGCCCTACATCCGCCGCCCCGGCGCACCCATCCACACCCGCGCCAGCTACGTCGTCCAAGACGGGGTGCCCGGGGTCACCGAGGCATGGCGGCCCGACAACTCGAGCGAGCCAGGATCCGCAGCCGATGCCACCGGACCGATCGACAGCACCCGCGGTACCCGCTGA
- a CDS encoding metallophosphoesterase, with the protein MKYVSRLMLFLAIPAVLFLLPWWTLVEAPAQGAGPLFWIGSALFLLGFVCLPAAMFLGHGPAQSDAASIVGDTLLGVLWVVFTWSVFGNLARMGLAVAGVDDPARSRVVAVGVLAAATVLVVWGVVEARRVPRVRTVDVVIPGLGPALDGLRMVVVTDTHFAALDRLRWSERVVEVVNAQRPDIACHAGDLADGSVAKRHPQVDPLGKVEAELGRFYITGNHEYFGDAQGWIDHMASLGWQPLHNQHETVRRGDDQLVIAGIDDPTGVGLTGHGPDLPAALAGADPHAPVVLLAHQPKQITDAAAAGIALQISGHTHGGQIWPFHYLVRLDQPVVAGLSRHGERTQLYTSRGTGFWGPQLRVFAPSEITVLVLRSESASS; encoded by the coding sequence TTGAAGTACGTGTCCCGCCTGATGCTGTTTCTGGCGATTCCCGCAGTGTTGTTCCTGCTTCCCTGGTGGACCTTGGTGGAAGCGCCCGCTCAGGGAGCCGGGCCGCTGTTCTGGATCGGTTCCGCGCTGTTCCTGCTCGGGTTCGTCTGCCTTCCTGCGGCGATGTTCCTCGGACACGGGCCCGCGCAGTCGGATGCCGCGTCCATCGTCGGCGACACGCTGCTGGGCGTGCTGTGGGTGGTGTTCACCTGGTCGGTGTTCGGGAACCTCGCGCGGATGGGGTTGGCTGTCGCGGGCGTCGACGATCCGGCTCGCTCCCGCGTCGTCGCGGTGGGCGTGCTCGCCGCCGCGACCGTCCTGGTGGTGTGGGGAGTGGTCGAGGCGCGTCGCGTGCCCCGGGTGCGCACGGTCGATGTCGTCATCCCGGGGCTCGGGCCTGCCCTGGACGGCCTGCGCATGGTGGTTGTCACCGACACCCACTTCGCCGCACTCGACCGGTTGCGCTGGTCGGAACGTGTGGTCGAAGTCGTGAACGCGCAGCGCCCCGATATCGCCTGCCACGCGGGTGATCTCGCGGATGGCTCGGTGGCGAAGCGGCACCCGCAGGTCGACCCGCTCGGCAAGGTCGAGGCCGAACTCGGCAGGTTCTACATCACTGGCAACCATGAGTATTTCGGCGACGCACAGGGCTGGATCGACCACATGGCGTCTCTCGGCTGGCAGCCGCTGCACAACCAGCACGAGACGGTGCGCCGCGGCGACGACCAGTTGGTGATCGCGGGCATCGACGACCCCACCGGCGTCGGCCTGACCGGTCATGGCCCCGACCTGCCCGCCGCACTCGCGGGTGCGGACCCGCACGCGCCGGTCGTCCTGCTCGCCCATCAACCCAAACAGATCACCGACGCCGCCGCGGCGGGCATAGCGCTGCAGATCTCCGGCCATACCCATGGCGGCCAGATCTGGCCTTTCCACTACCTGGTTCGCCTCGACCAGCCCGTCGTCGCGGGCCTGAGCCGCCACGGCGAACGTACCCAGCTGTACACCAGCCGCGGCACCGGCTTCTGGGGACCGCAACTGCGTGTCTTCGCCCCGAGTGAAATCACCGTTCTTGTCCTGCGTTCGGAGTCGGCGAGCAGCTGA
- the trpB gene encoding tryptophan synthase subunit beta: MFGGRFVPEGLMAALLDLEQDYQLAQADPSFVAEYHELLRDRVGRPTLLHQVRRFAELLRVPGARVYLKREDMTHTGAHKINNALGQALLAKRMGKRRIVAETGAGQHGVAVATVCAMLGLTCVVYMGTDDMRRQASNVVRMKLLGAEVRAVDSGSRRLKDAISESVRDWVANLDTTHYLFGTAAGPAPYPRIVRDFQTMIGAETRNQIVRAEGRLPDYILACVGGGSNAIGVFHPFAGDPEVRLIGVEAAGRGVETGDHAATLCMGSPGEIDGSYSYLLQDEDGQIARTHSIAAGLDYPGVGPELSHLKDSGRVTYRAATDAVALRGMQALSHTEGILAALESAHAVGHLLEMGDRGEIPADSLIVLCLSGRGDKDLAVLAERLGVS, translated from the coding sequence GTGTTCGGAGGCAGATTCGTCCCTGAAGGTCTGATGGCCGCACTGCTGGATCTCGAACAGGACTATCAACTCGCGCAGGCGGATCCGAGCTTCGTGGCCGAGTACCACGAGTTGCTGCGCGACCGGGTCGGGCGGCCCACACTGTTGCATCAGGTGCGGCGGTTCGCCGAGTTGCTGAGAGTGCCGGGGGCGCGCGTCTATCTGAAACGTGAGGATATGACGCACACCGGCGCACACAAGATCAACAATGCGCTCGGACAGGCGCTGCTGGCCAAAAGGATGGGCAAGCGACGGATCGTCGCCGAGACCGGCGCAGGGCAGCACGGCGTCGCGGTGGCTACGGTGTGCGCGATGCTCGGCCTGACCTGCGTCGTCTACATGGGGACCGACGACATGCGCCGTCAGGCGTCCAACGTGGTGCGCATGAAACTGCTCGGCGCCGAGGTGCGCGCGGTGGACAGCGGTTCGCGGCGGCTCAAGGACGCGATCAGTGAGTCGGTGCGCGACTGGGTGGCGAACCTGGACACGACCCACTACCTGTTCGGCACCGCGGCAGGGCCCGCGCCGTACCCGAGGATCGTGCGCGATTTCCAGACGATGATCGGTGCGGAGACCCGCAACCAGATCGTCCGAGCCGAAGGCAGACTGCCCGACTACATCCTCGCCTGTGTGGGCGGCGGCAGCAACGCCATCGGGGTCTTCCATCCGTTCGCGGGTGATCCGGAGGTGCGATTGATCGGCGTCGAGGCGGCCGGACGAGGTGTCGAGACCGGCGATCACGCGGCGACCCTCTGCATGGGAAGCCCAGGTGAGATCGACGGCTCCTACAGCTATCTCCTGCAGGACGAGGACGGTCAGATCGCACGGACCCACAGCATCGCGGCGGGGTTGGACTATCCGGGCGTGGGTCCCGAACTCAGTCATCTGAAGGACAGCGGCCGGGTGACCTACCGCGCGGCCACCGACGCCGTCGCGCTGCGCGGAATGCAGGCGCTCAGCCACACCGAAGGCATCCTCGCCGCCCTCGAATCCGCTCACGCCGTCGGACATCTGCTGGAAATGGGTGACCGTGGTGAGATTCCCGCCGACTCGCTGATCGTGCTGTGCCTGTCCGGCCGCGGTGACAAGGATCTCGCCGTGTTGGCCGAGCGGCTCGGGGTGTCCTGA
- a CDS encoding serine hydrolase yields the protein MSTLTAGSVAIAEDLDTVTTVGHEDDPAEAGLSRGDRETLWESVRAWYRVGTSPAIQVCLRRNGKIALNRTIGHGWGNAPHDGPTAKKVLATPDTPFCGFSTAKGVSGALMFMLIEQGAFGLDDPVCDFIPEFAANGKADITIGDVLSHSAGVPFVTPPYRGVDLVLDEELAVRGLADLVPSCKPGRFRVYHALTSGLIVRLLVQRATGKRLREHLSEQVLEPFGFRWTTFGVPPEDLDKVVPSVKTGPAPSRMSTYVASKAIGGRMDRASRSATQAFLTAELPSGNLITTASELSRFYEILTRGGPDGRRIIRPETLREAVRPARWLPGVAGRVSRAGFELGGRRSKFGRDTAAHFGRSGLTTQYGWADPARGLSGAILTSGKATTDSKRPWQLVAQISDTVVAERR from the coding sequence ATGAGCACGCTTACGGCCGGATCAGTGGCGATTGCCGAGGACCTGGACACCGTGACCACGGTGGGCCACGAGGACGATCCGGCGGAGGCCGGACTCAGCCGCGGAGACCGCGAGACGCTGTGGGAGTCGGTGCGGGCGTGGTACCGGGTGGGCACGAGCCCGGCCATCCAGGTGTGTCTGCGGCGAAACGGCAAGATCGCGCTGAATCGGACCATCGGGCACGGTTGGGGCAACGCGCCGCACGATGGACCGACCGCGAAAAAAGTGCTCGCGACACCGGACACACCGTTCTGTGGCTTCTCGACGGCGAAGGGAGTGTCCGGCGCGCTCATGTTCATGCTCATCGAACAGGGCGCGTTCGGGCTGGATGACCCGGTGTGCGACTTCATCCCGGAATTCGCCGCGAACGGCAAGGCCGACATCACGATCGGCGACGTGCTCTCGCACTCCGCGGGGGTGCCCTTCGTCACGCCGCCGTACCGGGGGGTCGATCTAGTGCTCGACGAGGAGTTGGCCGTGCGCGGATTGGCCGATCTGGTCCCGAGTTGCAAGCCGGGCCGGTTCCGGGTCTACCACGCGCTGACCAGCGGTCTGATCGTGCGTCTTCTGGTGCAGCGGGCGACCGGAAAGCGGTTGCGGGAGCATCTGTCCGAACAGGTGCTGGAGCCGTTCGGGTTCCGGTGGACCACGTTCGGCGTGCCCCCCGAGGACCTCGACAAGGTCGTACCGAGCGTCAAGACCGGTCCCGCGCCCTCGCGGATGTCGACTTATGTGGCCAGCAAGGCGATCGGAGGACGGATGGACCGCGCATCCCGGTCGGCCACCCAGGCGTTCCTGACCGCCGAGCTGCCCTCTGGCAATTTGATCACCACCGCGTCCGAGCTGTCGCGCTTCTATGAAATCCTCACACGCGGCGGACCCGACGGCCGCAGGATCATCCGGCCGGAGACGTTGCGCGAGGCGGTGCGGCCCGCCCGCTGGCTGCCCGGCGTGGCCGGACGGGTCAGTCGCGCGGGTTTCGAGCTGGGCGGGCGGAGGTCGAAGTTCGGCCGCGACACCGCGGCGCACTTCGGCCGCAGCGGACTGACCACCCAGTACGGCTGGGCCGACCCGGCGCGGGGGTTGTCCGGTGCGATCCTCACCAGCGGCAAGGCCACGACCGACTCCAAGCGCCCATGGCAGCTGGTCGCGCAGATCTCCGACACTGTCGTCGCCGAGCGTCGGTGA
- a CDS encoding helix-turn-helix transcriptional regulator, with the protein MSVSRAPSPGFPPAATSDFVGRERELENVGVLLLGANRLVTLIGVGGIGKTRLATEVVHRFQKARRVPVHWVRLARLAKGADASAVEEELAQSLVDADFSGRSAWDAVVSTLGRTDAVGRAVQTILVMDNCEHVLDGAARVIADLLDAVPGLTVLATSREAIGWVDEQLVPVPALSQEQALTLFRRRADLTGHTIADRDVEDAVAICGHVHNHPLYIRLAAARLLRQPLAMILRDLSGEVSDRRLRWSHGPRVGADERHQGIRDVIAWSYDLCRDKERLLFERLAVFAAGYDVGHEDAGASGLDVGAELEAIEAVCSDEDDDGLARAEIEDLLERLADQSLVSVHLTADTARYSLLESFRVFAQQRLRERGDEWARLTRRHRSYYRDKVVAAQVEWFGPAEQDILDWAGAAWDNLLCAIDGSLSTPGEAAVGLEIAAGLIALRAPFFRGSLREPRRLAERTLAATRGLDPQPVQLQLAAMSMIGWISLCQGAHEDAERMLDDCVALCVPDPAARAGWREHPERDLGLPAPVEFARGSELLLVRCDVRAIGVLARARAKSVERDDRGGAAMGGLFEALAAAFLGTAAQALDITRWHLDDAQRSGAQWAESWAQLAWAIALTKHGDPKQALAVGRATLSSQLAMRDQWGGVWGIHVHAWILARLIADAGDERSGEVTEWALDIARLIGGVAALRQRLGVDIANLGPFATETAAAAAVAREVLGATDFAAAEREGSLLRPELGEVAQLALGALSLDRLPVDHPVRQQRPSRWQDLSTAEQDVATLAAAGWTNTAIAARRGSSFKTVDAQMAAILQKLMIGSREDILVLVPADQRARVAEEATRRPKRTRRS; encoded by the coding sequence GTGTCGGTAAGTCGTGCGCCGAGTCCGGGTTTCCCGCCGGCGGCCACCAGTGATTTCGTCGGTCGCGAACGCGAGCTGGAAAACGTCGGGGTGCTATTGCTCGGCGCCAACCGCCTGGTCACCTTGATCGGCGTGGGCGGGATCGGGAAAACTCGTCTGGCGACGGAAGTCGTGCACCGATTCCAGAAGGCGCGGCGGGTGCCGGTGCACTGGGTGCGCCTGGCCCGGCTGGCGAAGGGCGCCGACGCGTCGGCCGTCGAGGAGGAGCTCGCGCAGTCGCTGGTTGACGCCGACTTCTCCGGACGGTCAGCGTGGGATGCGGTGGTGAGTACGCTCGGTCGCACCGACGCTGTGGGCCGCGCCGTGCAGACGATCCTCGTGATGGACAACTGCGAACACGTCCTGGACGGGGCGGCCCGGGTGATCGCCGACCTGCTCGACGCGGTACCCGGACTCACCGTGCTGGCCACCAGCCGCGAGGCGATCGGCTGGGTCGACGAGCAACTCGTGCCCGTGCCCGCGCTGTCCCAGGAACAGGCGCTGACCCTGTTCCGTCGACGCGCGGATCTGACCGGGCACACCATCGCCGACCGCGACGTCGAGGATGCCGTCGCGATCTGCGGGCACGTGCACAACCACCCGCTCTACATCCGGCTGGCCGCCGCGCGACTGCTGCGCCAACCGCTCGCGATGATCCTGCGTGACCTCAGCGGGGAGGTGAGCGACCGGAGGCTGCGCTGGTCGCATGGTCCGCGCGTCGGCGCCGACGAACGGCATCAGGGCATTCGCGATGTGATCGCCTGGTCCTACGACCTGTGCCGGGACAAGGAGCGCCTGCTCTTCGAGCGGTTGGCGGTGTTCGCGGCCGGATACGACGTCGGCCACGAGGACGCGGGCGCGTCCGGGCTCGATGTGGGCGCCGAGCTCGAGGCGATCGAGGCGGTCTGCTCCGACGAGGACGATGACGGTCTTGCCCGCGCCGAGATCGAGGATCTGCTCGAGCGGCTGGCGGACCAATCGCTCGTGTCGGTCCACCTGACCGCGGACACGGCGCGCTACTCGCTGCTGGAGAGTTTTCGCGTGTTCGCCCAGCAGCGACTGCGCGAGCGCGGCGACGAATGGGCTCGCTTGACGCGCAGACACCGCAGTTACTACCGCGACAAGGTCGTCGCGGCACAGGTCGAATGGTTCGGCCCGGCCGAACAGGACATACTCGACTGGGCCGGGGCGGCCTGGGACAACCTGCTGTGCGCCATCGACGGCAGCCTCAGCACGCCGGGGGAGGCTGCCGTCGGTCTGGAGATCGCGGCCGGGCTTATCGCGCTGCGCGCCCCGTTCTTCAGGGGGTCGCTGCGCGAGCCCCGCCGCTTGGCCGAGCGCACCCTCGCCGCCACCCGCGGTCTCGACCCGCAGCCGGTTCAACTGCAACTCGCGGCGATGTCGATGATCGGGTGGATCAGTTTGTGCCAGGGCGCGCACGAGGATGCCGAACGCATGCTCGACGACTGCGTCGCGCTCTGCGTGCCGGATCCGGCGGCCCGCGCGGGCTGGCGCGAGCACCCCGAACGCGATTTGGGTCTGCCCGCTCCGGTGGAATTCGCCAGAGGCAGTGAGCTGCTGCTGGTGCGGTGCGATGTGCGCGCGATCGGTGTCTTGGCCCGTGCGCGTGCGAAATCCGTGGAGCGGGACGACCGCGGCGGCGCCGCGATGGGCGGGCTGTTCGAGGCGCTCGCCGCCGCGTTCCTGGGTACGGCGGCGCAGGCGCTCGACATCACCCGGTGGCACCTGGACGACGCGCAGCGGTCCGGCGCGCAGTGGGCCGAGTCGTGGGCCCAATTGGCCTGGGCGATCGCGCTGACCAAACATGGCGACCCGAAGCAAGCCTTGGCGGTGGGGCGTGCGACGCTGTCGAGCCAACTGGCGATGCGCGATCAGTGGGGTGGGGTGTGGGGGATCCACGTCCACGCGTGGATCCTGGCACGTTTGATCGCCGACGCAGGCGACGAGCGTTCCGGTGAGGTGACCGAGTGGGCGCTGGACATCGCGCGGCTCATCGGTGGTGTCGCCGCTTTGCGGCAGAGATTGGGCGTGGATATCGCGAACCTGGGACCGTTCGCCACCGAGACCGCCGCCGCAGCCGCGGTCGCCCGTGAGGTCCTCGGCGCGACGGACTTCGCGGCGGCCGAGCGCGAGGGTTCGCTGCTGCGGCCCGAACTCGGTGAGGTGGCCCAATTGGCCTTGGGCGCATTGTCGCTGGACCGCCTGCCGGTGGACCACCCCGTACGGCAGCAGCGCCCATCCCGATGGCAGGATCTGTCGACCGCCGAGCAGGATGTAGCGACTTTGGCGGCGGCGGGCTGGACCAACACCGCGATCGCCGCGCGACGGGGCAGCTCCTTCAAGACCGTGGACGCCCAGATGGCCGCGATCCTGCAGAAGCTGATGATCGGCTCGCGCGAGGACATCCTCGTCCTCGTGCCCGCCGACCAGCGGGCTCGGGTGGCAGAGGAAGCCACCCGCCGCCCGAAGCGCACACGGCGGTCGTGA
- a CDS encoding styrene monooxygenase/indole monooxygenase family protein — translation MGQIQVLGAGECGLPLAHRLLRGGKSVTLVADRDADAVLAGTVTSTQVKFSPTLDLESDAGLGFWQSTAPNIEGIRLSMVVDRTVVVGWSGHLTRPAQSVDQRTVFARWLSEFVAEGGDLRIADPSVAELDRRAADYDLTVVTRASRELAACFEADPTWTVPAEPLRRLAVLYLDGVQPDPDNLGTYISLPGHGEVISYPGLTGRPGQERRCEMVLFEARSGGALDVFDSHSTPTERVRQAKELLDHLLPAELADRYRAAEPTDAGATLVGAVTPAMRKPVGTLPSGTPVLGGGDVVCRMDPGGAQGANNAVQCAIRYSEAILHNPGGPYDRAWMEWAAAPWLTGVAHPAALWTATVLDPPPAMQELMLAAQHDPTLADAFTDTFARPANMAQFAGSPT, via the coding sequence GTGGGACAGATACAGGTACTCGGAGCAGGCGAATGCGGATTGCCCCTCGCCCATCGGCTCCTGCGAGGCGGCAAGTCGGTCACCCTGGTGGCCGACCGCGACGCCGACGCCGTCCTCGCGGGCACAGTGACCAGCACGCAGGTCAAGTTCTCGCCCACCCTGGACCTCGAATCGGATGCGGGGCTCGGTTTCTGGCAGTCGACCGCGCCGAACATCGAGGGCATCCGCCTCAGCATGGTCGTCGACCGCACGGTGGTGGTCGGCTGGTCCGGGCACCTCACCCGACCGGCACAGAGCGTGGACCAGCGGACCGTATTCGCGCGCTGGCTCAGCGAGTTCGTAGCCGAGGGCGGAGACCTGCGGATCGCCGACCCGTCGGTGGCGGAACTCGATCGCCGGGCCGCCGACTACGACCTGACCGTCGTCACCCGCGCCTCGCGCGAACTCGCCGCGTGTTTCGAGGCCGACCCGACGTGGACCGTTCCCGCCGAACCCCTGCGACGCCTCGCGGTGTTGTATCTCGACGGCGTCCAACCGGACCCGGACAACCTGGGCACCTACATCTCCCTGCCCGGACACGGCGAAGTGATCTCGTACCCCGGACTGACCGGCCGCCCCGGACAGGAACGCCGGTGCGAGATGGTCCTCTTCGAGGCGCGGTCCGGCGGTGCGCTGGACGTGTTCGATTCGCACAGCACGCCGACCGAACGCGTCCGGCAGGCGAAAGAGCTGCTCGATCACCTCCTGCCCGCCGAGCTCGCCGACCGGTATCGCGCCGCCGAACCGACCGATGCCGGGGCGACCCTCGTCGGCGCCGTGACACCGGCCATGCGCAAGCCGGTGGGCACCCTGCCGTCCGGCACGCCCGTGCTCGGCGGCGGCGACGTCGTCTGCCGGATGGACCCGGGCGGCGCGCAGGGCGCCAACAACGCCGTCCAGTGCGCGATCCGCTACAGCGAGGCGATCCTGCACAATCCCGGCGGCCCTTACGACCGGGCCTGGATGGAATGGGCCGCCGCGCCGTGGCTCACCGGCGTCGCGCACCCCGCTGCGCTGTGGACCGCGACGGTGCTCGACCCCCCTCCCGCGATGCAGGAGCTGATGCTCGCCGCGCAGCACGACCCGACGCTGGCCGACGCGTTCACCGACACCTTCGCGCGACCCGCGAACATGGCCCAGTTCGCGGGGTCCCCGACGTGA
- a CDS encoding cytochrome P450 gives MSREFVPPANSLGAHHGSPVETGAERVSLYSAEFAADPHRAYRDMRDRYGSMVPVELAPGVPATLVIGYHAAVRILHDPAHFPADPRVWQANIPADCPVLPVLEWRPNALRSAGNEHLRYRQANTASINAVDLHALHRTVERIAVPLINSFCAAGTADLVTRYALPLAFEAINAMLGCPPDIGQQVAAATAAVFDGIDAEEGNRMLSEALLRLVELKRAEPGVDITTRLLQHPANLDDAELIHQLVVLYGGIEPLRNLIINSLVLILTDDRFGGHVLGGSLSTRDALDEVLFTDPPMANFSVSYPRQPILIDNVWLPAHQPVVISMAGCNNDPAISAADHSGNRSHLAWGLGPHACPARSPAYLIVQDAIDQLLDALPELQPAVAVEELSWRPGPFHRALAALPVVFPPTPPWDS, from the coding sequence GTGTCCCGAGAGTTTGTCCCCCCAGCGAACAGCCTTGGCGCACACCATGGTTCTCCGGTCGAGACCGGTGCCGAACGTGTGTCGCTGTATTCCGCCGAGTTCGCGGCCGATCCGCACCGCGCCTACCGGGACATGCGGGACCGCTACGGTTCGATGGTGCCGGTCGAGCTGGCGCCGGGGGTGCCCGCGACGCTGGTGATCGGCTATCACGCCGCGGTGCGAATCCTGCACGATCCGGCGCACTTCCCGGCCGACCCCCGCGTCTGGCAGGCGAACATCCCCGCCGACTGTCCAGTGCTGCCGGTCCTGGAGTGGCGTCCGAACGCCCTGCGCAGCGCAGGAAATGAGCACCTTCGCTACCGGCAGGCCAACACCGCGAGCATCAACGCAGTAGACCTGCACGCCCTGCACCGCACGGTTGAGCGGATCGCCGTCCCGCTGATCAACTCCTTCTGTGCGGCAGGTACGGCCGACCTGGTGACCCGATACGCCCTCCCGCTCGCCTTCGAGGCGATCAACGCGATGCTGGGTTGCCCGCCGGATATCGGGCAGCAGGTCGCCGCCGCGACCGCCGCGGTCTTCGACGGCATCGACGCCGAGGAGGGCAACCGGATGCTCAGCGAGGCGCTGCTGCGGCTGGTCGAACTCAAACGCGCCGAGCCGGGCGTCGACATCACGACGCGGCTGCTCCAGCACCCGGCGAACCTCGATGATGCGGAGCTGATCCACCAGCTCGTCGTTCTCTACGGCGGGATCGAACCGCTGCGGAATCTGATCATCAACAGTCTCGTGCTGATCCTCACCGACGACCGCTTCGGCGGTCACGTCCTCGGCGGCAGCCTGTCCACCCGCGACGCTCTCGACGAGGTGCTGTTCACCGACCCACCGATGGCGAACTTCAGCGTCAGCTACCCGCGCCAGCCGATCCTGATCGACAATGTCTGGCTGCCCGCGCACCAACCCGTCGTCATCAGCATGGCGGGCTGCAACAACGACCCGGCGATCAGCGCCGCCGACCACAGCGGCAACCGGTCGCATCTGGCGTGGGGCCTGGGGCCACACGCCTGCCCCGCAAGGAGCCCGGCCTACCTGATCGTCCAAGACGCGATCGACCAGCTGCTCGACGCGCTGCCCGAACTGCAGCCTGCCGTCGCGGTAGAAGAATTGTCCTGGCGGCCAGGGCCTTTCCATCGAGCCCTCGCCGCGCTGCCGGTCGTCTTCCCCCCGACTCCGCCTTGGGATTCGTGA